TATGCCCGTTGTTTGGCCGAGCTGAATAGCCGCTTAGCTGAAACTCCACTGTTCATGTGTTGTTTGCTATAGGGTCGAGCGGGATGgccacttagccggaagtccgcTGCTAGTGTAATCTACTGTCGACCGAGCGGGATGGCCGTTCAGCCGGAAGTCAGCTGCTAGTGTAGTCTACTGTCGGCCGAGCGGAATAGCCGCTCGACCGGAAATCCACTATCCTTGTGATCTGTCactgggccgagcgggttggccgctcggccgggTGTTCACCATCTGCATGCTCGCCTGATGTTGAGcctgctgctaggccgagcggagaAGTCGCTCGGCCGAAGTCGAACTCGGTTGATGTCGTGCCTTGCCGTCTGGTCGGGCGAGGTAGTTTTTCGGCTCGACTTCTGCATCTCGTTCTTTCTTGAGTGTCAGTTGTTTGGATGCTCCTCGGTCGGGACATATTTTGCCCGATCGATCGATGTCCTATAAGCGTTGACCtctttaactttgacctccatcatGAAGCAAGGTGAGACCTCTCGTCATCACCACATCAAGtagttttgaaagatattttgttaaagactttaaaaaaatattactactaaaaaatacttttctttgaacactatttctaaaaattttgaaaatagttcttGAAAATacaaattctttgaatttttttttaaaatattttttttaaaaaaatatcttgcaaaatatcttaaatttttcttagaaatatttttacttTATAACACTATAATTCAAAATTGttaaaacttttaaatatttttgaaatatattttaaatatgtatTTATCAATCTATGATGTTATCATCCCTATTTTAACGGGTGTTAAAGGAGAGAATTATGTTAAAATTTGAGTTGAGAGAAAGTTGaaagttaaagttaaagttaagtttgtaaaatcttaACTTAAGTTTAAGTTGGTTAGAATTTGAACTTGGAGCTTTGATTTAAATGAAACTTAAACATTAGAGTTTTGGTTTAAAACTGAAACTTAAGTTTGTTAGAATTTCAACTTAGagttttgatttaagtttaacttaaactttaaagttttgatttaagtttaaatttattaaacAGTATGGTTTTGGTTTTGGTTTAAAGTTGAAATTATATACTCTTGAGCGAATGTAATTTTTAGATTGTCAAACATAatataaaaaaagaaagagataATAATAGATAATTGAATGTTTtgatatctaataaaatatttaaagttaGATATTATGGATTTGGTATAGAAGTTAAGTGTGCAAGACACTTGACAGAGAAAATTTTAGTAGGTCAGGAAGACTAGACACTAAGCAATAAATCTTTAGTGGGTCAGGAGGATCAAATAGTAGATAGAGAAGTCTTAATGGATCAGGAAAATTAAACACCAGTTAGAGAAATACTAGATGAATTGATGAACCAGCAGGAGGACAAAACAcacttaatgggtcagcaagatcAAACATCAAGTAGGGGAGGTTTTGGTGGGTCGATCAGATACTAAATAAAGGAAGTCCAAATAAGTCAGTTGGACCGGATGTTTGATAAGTAAGGTAAGTTCAGAGAGGTCCTTCTAAGAAAAAGGTAGTGAGGGTGTGTCCCAAATTTAGGACAAATACTTAGGTATTGATCCGACTAAGAGACCTATATAAATTTTAAAGTCAAGATCAAATCGTTTTTACTATCAAAATAAAACATGCATGATTACACTCTTATTCattactaactctattttgcaagcctattattattgtaattatgataactttgttttacaggaaatAGGTATTCGGACGACCAAGTGATACTTTCAACCAACCGATTGATTTAGTTGTCCAAACAATGACGTTCAGTTAACTGGTTACCATCAAGAAGTTCGATTGAGATATAATCCGACTCCTAAAGGAAAGATCATAATCGATCGATCGATATTGTGGATCGGTTAATTGATAAAGTGGATCGAGCGGGATGTGAACTGACCCTATAAGAAAAGATGGTGATCGGTTGACTGTTTGTAGGATCAGGCGACCCAAAAAGTGGATAGGATCAAACTTGTAAGGAAAGCTTGGGATCAGTCAATCGATCTAGAGGATTAGTCGATCGGAAAAGATAGTAATCAAACGTAGATGTAGCACGATCGGATTTGGATCAATTGATCGAAAATGGTATCCGATTGATCAATAAACTCCTATAAAAGAAGTTCGACGTCATAGGCTCAAAAACACATTCTTTCAATGCTTTCATTCGTCTCTTTCGTTCGACCAAGTTCTACTCATCTATGTcttgttgaataagtgaatggagaagaaatagaaaaggaaagaggtttcattgtgaatgagactttagtcccatattggaagtttcaagacatttttgttggtttatattaattcacatacattgaggatgtgacaAATGCATGTGGAGAggttctctctcacgcgtgggtgcgcaggggggatGCAAATCCAGGGCCGGTGCAAATccaagcgtgctgaggatgcTAATGCGCggaccatcagtacagtggaggcatgaagagaacgactaaggtACCGTGGGAGTCCCTAACCAAGTCCAAGAGCTTCAGgcgatcttgcacgagatccactcagaagggatggttctgagtgaaaccttccaggtggctgctatcattgaaaAGTTGTTTctcggctggaaggacttcaagaactacctgaagcacaacggaaggagatgaatgtggaagaactcattgtccgacttcacatcgaagaagacaacaagagtttgaAGAGAAAGCTATTCTCTCTGGCTACAGTGAAAGCCAATGTCGTCTAGCATGGTCAAAATTTGAAACGGAAGAATCCcaaatcttccaagatgggacccagaggaggcatcagcaagaagaagttctctgggaagtgcttcaattgtgacaaagtgggtcacaaatcttcggagtgcagaaagctgaagaagaagcaagaggtcaACCTGAATGAGGGACCAGAATGGACGACCACTATgctgtggtctctgagttgaacctgatcggttcaaaTCTGCGACAATGGTTAATCGATACTGAAGCCACCAAACATGTGTgttgcaacaaggagctgctccacaacttcgaagaagtcactggagacaaactgttcatggggaactcaacaacctcggacatcatgggtcAAGGAAAGGTGgtactgaagatgacctcgggcaagaatctcactctgaacaatgtgctgtTTGTTCAAGAGATTTTAAAGAATCTAATATCCGGGTCATTGTTAAGCAAACATggctttcgcattgtttttgagtcggacagagttatATTATCCaagaatggaatatttgtaggaaggggttatgtatctgatgggctactcaagctcaatgtaatgaccattaggcctaaaataaataaaactgaaagctcttcgacttatatgcttgagtcttcgtgtttgtggcattgtagattaggacatgttaactacgatgtgttgcgtagattaattaatatACAAAGCATACTTACATTCCACCTAGactcaaaacacaagtgtgagatttgtgttgaagcgaaaatgacaaggtcatcctttcaacatattgaaagaagtaacgaactaCTTGACATAATCCACACTGacgtgtgcgacctaaaaggtacacgaacacgtggtggtaataaataattcattacttttgtagatgataatacaaaatattattatatgtatcttctcaaaagtaagatgaagatatagagaaatttgctctctataagattgaggttgaaaatcaacttaataagaaaattaatgtcgttcgaagtgaccgagacggtgaatatgtatcaccgtttgctgagttatgtgttgaacatgggatcagtcacaaaacaacaactccttatactcctcagcaaaatggagttgttgagcgaAAAAATCGaattctaaaggagatgatgaatgttcttctattgagctctggattgccagagtccatgtgggggaAAGTTGTGTTAACAgcgaattaccttttaaataagatgCCCccgaagaaaataaataagagcttttatgagttgtggaatagaAGAGAACCGtcttacaaatatttacgaatatgGAGGTGCCTTGCCAAAGTTttggtgcctgatccgaaaaagattaagataggactaaagactgttgattgcatatttattagatatgcacaaaacaacattgtgtatagattttgtgtgtattAGTCACACATACcaaagatacacaagaactcgataatcgaatcgaaaAATGTCTTGTTCTTTGAGcctgtgtttccgtataagacccgagaggatgctagctcctcaaaacgggcaaaTGAAACACAAGGCCAAAAAgaagatgatgaggaggaggaacatatggaggttgagcctagatgGAGCAAAAGggttcgggtagaaaaatcctacggatcagattttatcactttcgtgttggagagtgagccccaAAGTTACTCAAaagctgtaggctcttctgatggacctcattgGAGAGAGATAattacatctgagatagaatttatcttgcaaaatcacacttgggaacttgtggatctttctCTGGGAAATAAACCACTAAGTTGCGagtgaattttcaagaaaaaaatgaaGTTAGATGGTacgattgataagtataaggccagactggtaatcaaaggatatgaCAATGAGAAGGCCTCGATTACTATATGGCTTGAAATAAacaccaaagcagtgacatgaaaaatttgataatgccatgaaggaatgtggattcaagatcaatgaatataataaatgtgtctacatgaaagccataaagagtgactatgtcatcttatgcctctatgtagatgacatacttatcattgaagtaatgataagataatacaATCCACAAAAGGTATGTTGAgctcaagatttgatatgaaagacatggatttagctgatgtgattctaggaatcaaaattcttagaacaacaaaAGAATTTGTTCTTAGTTAGTCTTATTACATGGACagaattcttgagaaattcaccaagagtGATACTACGTTGGCACGAACgctgatagatacgagtcaacatctatcgaaaaatcgagataaaagtatctctcagatagagtactctcgatgATTGGAAGTCTAatttacttgatgagttgtacacgaccagacttgacctacgcagtaagcaaactgagtagatacacgagtaatctcggtgttgagcactggaaagggataacaagagtaatgaggtacttgaggtatactcatgaACATGGAatgcactatacaagatatcttgctgtgatcgaaggatacaacgatgcaagttggatatctgatataaaagactctaagtctacgagtgggtaTGTCTTACTCTAGCAGATGCAGTCATttcttggaaatcttctaagcaaatcgtaataaccagatccacgatggatctgagtttgtagctcttgacaaatgtggtaaaGAGGCTGAAtagctacgacaattcttagaagatattccacgatggtcGAGACTTTTGCTGACAATttacatacattgcgatagtagggcacagagccatctgtataatggtaagtttaGATATATTCgttgtagacataataccattaaacaactactctcaacaggagttatcactgttgactatgtgaagtcaaaggataacctagcggattcgCTAACTAAAAGGTTAaatagagagttagttgcaagctcctcacgaggaatgagcttgatgtcgttgtcagcgatcagtgtagaggacacccaacctatgctgactggagatcccaagaactatgttcaaagggacaactaatctgcactgactagacacactgtggggaaTAGCCCAATGAAACACTGACTAGACCAGGGTAAGCCGATGaccttttaatgatcaagaagagtagatgacaactcttgagggatcacctatgtgagaaagaagtggggtcatttcgaagagaattggagacataattcttagaacttctcacagaatcaggcgtgttcatggccaagaacgaacatacTCATGAGAAATTCTTAGAACTTcgcacagaaccaggcgtgttcatggccaagaacgaacatacTCATGAGAATTGAGTTGTATCAAGGAGAGTCtttggtgagatttgtcactactTACACAGATGACGGTATAATTCAAGGACATTTTGTCTACTATCAGCTagtaagcaaccaaatcttcacaagggaaggtttaaAGGGTAAAATCTACCTAtcttatacttgactcaactgttgaatgctatcactTACCCTATcttcattcatgtgggggattgttgaataagtgaatgaagaagaaatggaagaggaaagagactccattgtgaatgagactttagtcccacattggaagtttcaaggtatttttgttggtttatattgattcacatacattgaggatgtgaacaaatgcatggggagagactctctcatgtGTGGGTGCACAGGAggaggggtgcaaatccagggcccagattgcactaaaccaagttgactcgtgtgcgagcgcgaCCTGCCCACACGAATGTCGGAtcggtcggggcaaaatttgtccaagtggaacaaccaacattttgtcaCGTAGATCTTTTGCTATTGTGAAATAGATGCATTAAATTcaagattaatgcagaataaaatcggtcgagtaataatgagtgaaacagCGGTCGTTTCATTGTTcggctaataatgaccattaagatcattaactctagccattgatccgagctcctatataaggaggctccgaTCATAGGCAAAGAACACACAGCAAGCAAAGCAAAAGCTcttcatttttcttcctcctctgtcgtgcatctcTTGCTCGGCGGACTGCCTGTGATAGCACTCGGGTACCGCTCAGCTCGCCgtgaccactagtgcttggtcggattcacggtcggtcgttgtatcctgggaaacagacggcCCTTGTAAATCTCGAAGCACAGTCGGAGgtggacgaatctgtttcaaagaAACTGTGACTCGCAGGCCTCAGTCAGCTCACCCGGTCGGCCTCTTTGTCAGACCGACAGACTTCTCTGCCTGTTTGAGATCTTCACCCGGCCTATCAGCtcgtccggtcggccagtctCTTTGACAACTCGACCTGTTTGCTTCACTCGACCTGTCTGCTCGACCCGGCCGACCTCTCTGACAGCTTGGCATGTTTGCTTCGACTGGCCTGTCTGTCGATCAGTCTATCTGCTCAATCCGATCGACCTCTTTGATAGCCCAACCTATCTGCTCCACTCGACCTGTCTGTTATACTCTAATTATAAGCGGCTTTTTGCCTTCGAAAGATTTTCGGAAGGAGCGTGCCTCTTATTGTGTTTTATTCCTCTGcattttgattaagttttgaaaaaaaaaacagagagttTTAAACGCGTGGCATTTACCTCCTCTATCACTTTTCTGGATCCTACCATTGATATTTGATATAAGAACAATTAACCCATGTTGGTTGAATTAGAAGTATATATGTACAGAGTTTGAATTGTTTTCTTGAAGCTGAGTATCTGTGTGCCGGTGATTCAGTTGTTTTGTTTGCATTTAGATGGTTTTCTTTGTATTCGTTAGGGTAGGAGATGAGCTCGTTTTATGATAGTTcgtataaattcttcgttttagTTAGCACTCTCCTTGAGAATATTTTCGATCAGGAACATCTTTGCAGAGTTAACACATACCATGGGAACATTCTCAAAACAGCGTCGACGAACTAATGaataactttttttttactaGACGCCTAGACGGTTTGGATTGATGGATTATTTGTCATGAGCGTTTTTCAATTTATTACGATGGTAGATACTGGTAAGCCGAGCCTATCGTCcgtaagttggatatctgatGATACTGCAACAGAGCATTTTAGTCGACTAGGCCGAGATTGAGGATCCCCCATGAGGTCTCTGGCCATGTCTTCTCCTTGGCTTTCATGAGCAGCACCCTCCCCCATGCCACCCACCCTTCCCAGCTCATCCTCTTGTCCCAGCTGCTCCCCCATTCCAGCAACAGCTTCAGCCCCTTCTCTGCCTCCCTCTCCGCCTCCTCGAACCTTGCCATGGCCAGATACACTTGCGCCAGCACCAGGTGTGGCTCCCCCACGAATGGGTTCTTCTCGCAGCTCTCCGCCAGCAGCTTCGCCGCCCTCTGCTGCTCCTTGCCCGACGAGCACACTGCCTCCCAGTACAAGTCCCTCGCCTCGGCCTGATCCTTTGCGTCCAGTATCCTGGTGCAGTTGTCGAATACCGGCGGGGTGATCAGTTCCAGGTCTTCATCTCTTTCAGCGCCGGACTGGTATGAGGCGGAGGCGGCGGAGCTTCGCTTCCGTTCCTCCGCGTAGATCTCCTCCTCACGGACTATGAGGGAGTAGAGGACCCCCATCCGCGAGATGGAGTTGAGCCAGAGACCGGGCTTCCCCTCGCCGGGCCATAGCGCGGTCCTGCTGTTCCCGCGGAAGGTCAGTCGGCCGTCGTCGTTGTCGAAGAGCTTGTCCTGAAAGTCGAAAAGCTGATCGGCGAAGTCGACCATGGTCATCAGGAGGAAGGCCGCCGCCACGCGCCGCGACAGGGGTACTGCGTCCCCTGTCTTGATGTGCTCCGTGCGGATCCCCTCCGCCGGGAGCAGCGCTCGCAGCTTCGCCCGCCAGGGCTCGGCGGAGTCGAACGCGCCCTCCTCCCTCGCCCGGCGGAGCGACTCGTCGGCGAGGAGGAGGTGGTCGGCGAGCTCGGCGTCGGAGTAGTGGAAGAGTAGGCGGTCGTGGATGAGGAGCTGCCGGGGGACGATGCAGAAGAGGTGGACTAGGCGCTCGGCGGGGGCGCCGATGAGGGATCGGACCTCGTCGCGGCCGGTGTTGGGGTCGAAGATGGCGAGGTTGACGTAGGAGTTAGAGTAGGCGGAGTGGAAGAGTCCGCAGCGGGCTACGGGGTCAGGGGCGCACCAGATCTTGAGGGCGCGGTAGACGTCGGTGAGGTGGGCGAGGAAGGTGCTGTGCTTGTGCCAGCACTCGCCGGCGCCGACGGAGCGGAGCACGGCGAGGAGGGAGGGGAGCGCGGGGTCGACGCTCTCGAGCTCGCCGCGGAGGAAGGGCCGAGCGGCGTCGAGCAGGGTGGCGAGGTCGCGCTTGGCGACGGCGGTGGCGGAGGAAGATTGAGCGGTGTAGGACGGCATGGTGGCGATCTTTACTCGAATGGAGGAGAAAGAGTAAAAGAGAGATAAGACAAACGGGTGGTTACAATTAGGATGAAAAagactaaaattaaaaattaaaaaaaaaaaaaaaaaaaccaccaCTATGTGCCACGTACCCCGTGGCACATAGTGGTGTTTATTTTTCTTATGACAAAAGGATAAGAACAATTTTGGGTATGATCGCCATTGATACGATATCTACGTGGCACTAGTATTTTgaccaaattaatttttttttttttgctggttGAGTGAATCAGTTTGCGGTTAACAAAtcgaatatgatttttttttttataattcatatGTTTAAATTTTTGTCGAGATGAACGCTCTTCTCTGTCCGTCCGTGTGTATTTTTGGATTTATCCTGGATTGATTAGAAATTTTCATTAGATCAGTTTAGATATAATATTAtacaatctaattaattattttttttataaatttaaaatacaatttaTATATACTTGGAAAATAATTATATTCATTTCTATTAAAATTTATCATTGCATTGTAGAACTAGGGCTAGGGgggttaaaaataaatttgatctaACAATTCaatctaagaaaaaaaatcaaatttggaTTTGGTAATTTCTAGTTCGGATTCAGATTGAAAGATTTCGGGTTAAAAATTTTTAGATTAGGTTTGAGTTGATTCCAATTTAgagtttagttaattttttaagattaaattaaattttataaaatttaaaaattaagatgtttATATGTATATTAAtgttaatgataataataaaaataaaatatttagataaaatgaaaaattaattaagtgatgATAAGGTTAACAAAtcgaatatgatttttttttttataattcatatGTTTAAATTTTTGTCGAGATGAACGCTCTTCTCTGTCCGTCCGTGTGTATTTTTGGATTTATCCAGGATTGATTAGAAATTTTCATTAGATCAGTTTAGACATAATATTATTCAAGCTaattaattgttttttaaaaaaaataaaatacaatttaTATATACTTGGAAATTAATTATATTCATTTCTGTTAAAATTTATCATTATACCGTAGGACTAgggtattaaaaataaattatctgACAATCTAATCTAAGTTgatcagaaaaaaaaataaaatttaaattgggTATTTTATAATTCGGATTGAAAGGTCTCGGGTTAAAAGTTTTTAGATCAGATTTGAGTGGACTCGAATTTAGAGTTTAGTCAATtttttaagattaaattaaattttataaaattttaaaattaagatgtttGTATGTATATTAACATTAATGTTAGTATGATAATAatagagtattgagataaaagtgaaaaattatagaaaaaatagtaaaaaaaaatcattttgaagtAGATTTTCGAGTTGAGTTCGGGTTGATCGGATTCAGATTTAGGGGTTTTGGGTTGAATTCGGGTTTAggtcaagtaaaaaaaattcaatcagACTTGATCTGAGCGGGTATTAAAGTCAAGCGAGTTAGCTGATGTGGAGTCAAAGTCCGAGAAGGGTCAACTTAAATATTAGGGTCTCGAGCTAGCTCTTGAAGGTTGATCGATGTGATGCCTTGAAATCTGATCAAATAAAGTTGATCGGACATTAGCAAAGATCACGAAGCCTCAACACGTGTGACTAAACATTCCCCAGTCTTCTAATGAGCACACGAGAGGTTTTCTTGTACAATGTCAGTTGAATGGCTTTGTTCAGATGTTTCAGGAGGACATGGCTgttggaagattgttggtgcaatcatcctcgggtcaaagttgaccaatttAACTAAGTTCAAGTAGATTCATGATGTTCGGACAATATGTGAGAAGAGGTTAATtatatcaaggttgatcagatacttgactgTGAAGTTCTAACAGGAAGTTAGGTAAAaggaagttctaactggaggttaggtaaagtaaaatcctaactacggttaggtaagggaaagtcaTAACTAAGGTTAGGCATAATAGAAGTCTGCCGAGTGATTAGTCCTAACTAGGATTAGGTAAAGGGAAATTCAGGTGGATCAAGAAGGACCGTATTTGGTAATTGAAAGTCTAACGGGAGATTACAAAGAGAAAGTCTAAGTGAACATTTGGTGGAAAGATCTAACATATCACAATTGACAGGATGTTGAGTATGGAGAACTCTAGACTCAGATCAAGTGAGTTAAGATTGGACAATCAATTAAGGTAATCAATTGGGACATgctccaatcgattaggagcttTGCGGATGCAAAATCACGAGAGCACAGAAAAGTACTTAATCAATTGGGTCTACGATTGAGCCAATCGATTAGGTAGTGTTAATCGATTGGAAGAATCGATTAAAGATGTTGTCTTCCTAGAGAAGAAGAATCAAATCGATTGGGAAATCGATTCCGGCCATGCTAATCGATTGAGGCAATCGATTAAGAGTTGTTTTTGTCGTGAGAGAGGGAATCGATTGAggctcttaatcgattaaggtctTTCGCGAGAGAATAAAGAGTTTGAAAAtgaattgggtaatcgattaaggtTTTCTGAATCGATTAAGATGGCTCGCCAATCGATTAGGGCTCGAAAAAGAGTCGTTCTGCAGATGTGGTTGGATGACATGACAATTGATTAAGAAAAAactgaatcgattgggaggtgtcaagtgaaccctagaaaagggtttttacAAAGGTTTGAAGGTaatgcttatatatattttggtCGTCGGTTTTTGGGTGTTTGAGAGAACAAGTGTTGCTGTATTTTCCACCACTAAGAGGCTATTCCAAGAAAGAAGAAAGCAAGCTAAACAAAGGCTTATATTACAAAGTCgttttcgatttctttgtaacaTAGTTTATGTTTCTAGTTTACATTTCTTGTATTCAagcttgtatgaggtttctccactttcGGATTGTTtctgagaatgagtgttttttATAAAAGAAGTGTGTGCACTGTGTAGATCCTTTGATTAGTTATCTCAAGGAGATGGATACCAGTAAATTCGAGTGTTAGTGATTATTTTGAGTTTTCCACTGCAATAATTCATCAACAAAGCGATTGGAGCTAATCATccatgttgggatgtatactataagcgtagtttttgtatgaacatctgttttgaaatattttgaaatgagagtCACTTTGGTaaaatgtttgtattttatatttatatatatgtcaatgcagttgtccatttaatttatattgtagataacatggtgtgtggtgccacacagaagatcatgttatcggttccttataaattataaatagtaactcacaaccaagatggattgggacaaaccattggaacggttgtagtgtaatttagtattagtttgtcttgactataaaattacactagtacactatgtgtgtattgagcaggaccgtttgaggttgttcgatttgtactgactgcataaaagaacataacctctgttattatggatgtgcgtcctcttaatcccgatataacaagcacgtatacttagtatttatttctttaacttatcaatgggtgagatttattcattaaatcaataggcccgatgagttgggagatattattatttatatggtgtgttgttggttataaaaggaatctgtgtcctaatcatttaggctgatgatgtccccttgaggagctcataaagattatcatgtaaactctgcaggtggacttagtctgacatgataataaagttgagtggtactactcttggaatcagatgttaattaattgagttgtcaataacccatttaattaacggacatacgatatcttaaacacagggagattaacacactcatgataaggagcccatattgtaatatgagattggtacggtagttcaataataaccctttagtggtatgatttattattgatggacttgggttgggtgttcgggccgaacacaagaagcccaagcccatcaggaggccaaaccaattcctcctctaggtccctattgtagcctctatataaagcctcgcatccacctatccataatttggtttggtttaacttagttttggtttagttttctccatcctcctagggtcggcggcaaggttatagaaagggagattttttctaaacagaattatgttatttttctttctttgtaaccgacggcaaaagttataaaaggagtaggtggtgccccctaaaacTTAATTTTCCCACAAGCCTCCTCTTCTCCTTACCTTGGGTCGGCGACATCCcacctcctccttggtggccggcgcccccctcctccttggtggccaacgccccctcctccttggtggctggtggattggagaagaagaagaagaagaagaagaagaagaagaagagaaggaagaagattagaaggtgccccatcctagagcctccttttgtaactggcagtttggaagagaagagaagaagggtggtgttatcttggtagatcgtcgcccacacgacttcCAAAAAGatgagaggaatacgacagaagatcaagagatctttag
The genomic region above belongs to Zingiber officinale cultivar Zhangliang chromosome 11A, Zo_v1.1, whole genome shotgun sequence and contains:
- the LOC122032621 gene encoding uncharacterized protein LOC122032621 encodes the protein MPSYTAQSSSATAVAKRDLATLLDAARPFLRGELESVDPALPSLLAVLRSVGAGECWHKHSTFLAHLTDVYRALKIWCAPDPVARCGLFHSAYSNSYVNLAIFDPNTGRDEVRSLIGAPAERLVHLFCIVPRQLLIHDRLLFHYSDAELADHLLLADESLRRAREEGAFDSAEPWRAKLRALLPAEGIRTEHIKTGDAVPLSRRVAAAFLLMTMVDFADQLFDFQDKLFDNDDGRLTFRGNSRTALWPGEGKPGLWLNSISRMGVLYSLIVREEEIYAEERKRSSAASASYQSGAERDEDLELITPPVFDNCTRILDAKDQAEARDLYWEAVCSSGKEQQRAAKLLAESCEKNPFVGEPHLVLAQVYLAMARFEEAEREAEKGLKLLLEWGSSWDKRMSWEGWVAWGRVLLMKAKEKTWPETSWGILNLGLVD